In the genome of Lathyrus oleraceus cultivar Zhongwan6 chromosome 4, CAAS_Psat_ZW6_1.0, whole genome shotgun sequence, the window cctattTCCAGAGACTCTACGGTCCTGTGCACACCTATCTGGTAAAGGAGATCTGGCGTTTcgcagactcagatgatcactagATCATCTCTCatgttctgggagtcaaaatAGTCATCACTGAGAAGTCAATAGCctcccttctgaacatggagaagacagggggaagaagaatctacaaTATCAACCCTAGGGCAAAGTACTTATCCCAGGAAATTTCCCCTACCATCTTTCAACAAAACGTTGAAGGCAAACACTCCAAAAATAAAGAACTTCACCAGAATCTCTGTGtatggctgaagatcattctgggcACTATCCATCATCGCCCTGCCTCCAACTCTTCTTACTACATCAATACGGATCGGAAGTGAATCCTCTACTTCATTCACAAAGGGCTAAAACTGAACCTTTCAGCGCTGCTCTTCAAGCATCTCAGAGACTCTATCAAGGAtaccagaaacaatatgaagccTAGAACCTACATTCCCCTGGGAAGACTCATCTCCGATGTTCTGATCGAGAGTGGGCTGGTGGATCACCTGATCCATCACAATCTAATGGAGGATGTCACTGTTGACATTGGAAGACCTCTGAATGCTCGCAATCTGAAGAGTATGGGGGTGATTGAGCAAGTCAGGGCTAAACTCACTTTATACGCATCCTGGCAAGCACtcaaggatcagaggaagattcCCAATGGCCTCTACCTcttctccaagattgaccctcTAGAAATGGTGGCACACTATCTACAAGACCTTGAAAGCCAAAGGGTTGATCTTTCTGAGTTCTGTGTGGATTGGCTACCTGAGCGTCCACCTAATTTCATGAAGAGACAACGGGAGCCATCTAGGAAGTCCAAGAAGGCAAAGAAGGCAAAATTGGGAGAAACTTATGGGTCAAGACCTCTAGTCCCTCTGACTGATTCTCCAAGTAAGTTTCCGCCTCCTTCTCGCTCTGTTAAATTAAAGCCACTTGCTTATTCTCTTCCTCAAACCACTCCCATCTACACCCAATCAAAAACACCACCCTCAACCACCAAACCCTCTAAACCACCATCTCTAAAATTCAATCTCTCAACCACTACCTTACCTGTTTCTAAAGTAGAAATGTTAAACGAAACCACCTCACCATCATCTTCTACACCTTCATCCCCGCCATACTACATTCTCTCATCATACATCAAACCCTCTGACCCCTAATCCCCCACACTAGCCCAACTTCAGGCACATGCTCTTGCCTCACAGCAACCACCACAACCTGAACCAGAAGCCACTACTCCACCCCCTGAACAACAAAATCCACCATCTGAACAACCACAAACACCACCTCCTGAACAACCAGCAACTTCACCCTCTGAACAACAACCTAGTCCACCACCTGAACAAACAACACCACATGAACAAACACCACCACCTGAACAAACACCATCATCACCCTCTAATATTCCCACCATACCAACCTCTGAGGATATCATCATCCCTACTCTTCAAACTCCCGCTGACACCAACCAAATACCACCATCATCCCCATCCCCCAACTCTGAACCAAAACCTGCCTTCCCCACCTTAGAAGAAGCAATCACTTTATTTGCAGAGTCTTCAGtggagaagatcaagtctctgtctgtcaactctggcatcagtgatgatccctctgcagtgaggatccactggaacagagtgatcaAATGGATGACCTttgaagccttcaaactgaaaggcctctctAAACAAGTCCACAACGACTTTGTCAGAGATGTTGGAGTAAGGCTACAGGCTCGCTTGGTCAGGGAGGCTGAGGAAAAGGCCagaaaggaagcagaagagaaagctTTCCTAGAAGAAGAGCAACgaatcagagaagctgaagagaagGTTGTTGCTGAAGTTGCTGCTACTGAAGCTGAGGCAAAAGCAAAAGCCAAAGGTGAAGAAGCAACATGCATTGCTGCAGAGGAAGCTGCAAAGGCCAGCGTTGATGCTCTTAATCAGTGGGAGCAATCTAACTCTAGTTTCGCCCCTCTGGTATTGAAAACTCCGGAGGAACTAAAAAAAGGAACAACAAGTCGTGAGAGTAAGATTGGATCACCAGGACTCTGTCAATAATAACATTTAGAACATGCTGACTCAactgctccaaaggatgcctccgcctccaaacccttaggcacttaggctCTTTTTTTGTTGTTTTCTTCCTTATTTTCCTTATGCTTTCTGATTTATGTTATCCTTTTTTCATTGCTGCCTATCTGTACCAGTTTTTTCTCTTATATATGAATATTTGTTTCTTGCTTTACCTTCTatgtctttttgagtctgacaaaaacAGGGAGAACTAAAACAACTCTAATGAAAATACATATTTAAACCTCTTAATGCACTACGAACATTAATATCTTAATGATTTATGTAAACTAAAgttatgcatgataacatctaaGGTACACACCAGCCACCACACAAGGAAGGTTTGGTAAGAACTTCTGAGAAATCTGATGATTTAACTCAGGGGGAGTCCCTTGTCTTTATCTGACTCTGAGATATTATTTACTATTTCATCATCACTCTGacttgttttgtcatcatcaaaaagggggagattataaga includes:
- the LOC127138038 gene encoding uncharacterized protein LOC127138038, which translates into the protein MEDVTVDIGRPLNARNLKSMGVIEQVRAKLTLYASWQALKDQRKIPNGLYLFSKIDPLEMVAHYLQDLESQRVDLSEFCVDWLPERPPNFMKRQREPSRKSKKAKKAKLGETYGSRPLVPLTDSPSKFPPPSRSVKLKPLAYSLPQTTPIYTQSKTPPSTTKPSKPPSLKFNLSTTTLPVSKQPPQPEPEATTPPPEQQNPPSEQPQTPPPEQPATSPSEQQPSPPPEQTTPHEQTPPPEQTPSSPSNIPTIPTSEDIIIPTLQTPADTNQIPPSSPSPNSEPKPAFPTLEEAITLFAESSVEKIKSLDVGVRLQARLVREAEEKARKEAEEKAFLEEEQRIREAEEKVVAEVAATEAEAKAKAKGEEATCIAAEEAAKASVDALNQWEQSNSSFAPLVLKTPEELKKGTTSRESKIGSPGLCQ